One window from the genome of bacterium encodes:
- a CDS encoding 4Fe-4S binding protein yields the protein MALKIEESCINCGACEPVCPVKAITEGPDIFVIDPNVCVECEGHFPDPQCQSVCPVDCISKAD from the coding sequence ATCCTGCATCAACTGCGGCGCATGCGAACCGGTTTGTCCTGTAAAGGCAATTACCGAAGGACCGGACATCTTTGTTATTGACCCGAATGTTTGCGTAGAATGTGAGGGGCACTTCCCTGACCCGCAATGCCAGTCAGTGTGCCCGGTAGATTGCATTTCCAAGGCTGATTAA
- the nifJ gene encoding pyruvate:ferredoxin (flavodoxin) oxidoreductase — protein sequence MNKNYVTVDGNEAVANVAHRLAEVCAIYPITPSSSMGELADEWSARGMKNIWGTVPTVIEMQSEGGAAGAVHGSLQSGALTTTFTASQGLLLMIPNMFKIAGELTSTVFHVTARTIATHALSIFGDHSDVMAVRTTGWAMLASTNVQEAHDQALIATAATLESRIPFLHFFDGFRTSHEVQKLLQLEDDDLRALINDELVFAHRARALSPNHPVIRGTAQNPDVFFQAREACNPYYKACPDIVQRVMDRFAARVGRAYKLYEFYGAPDAERVIVIMGSGADAVHETVEYLNGKGEKVGLLKVRLYRPFSAEHFVAALPKSVKSIAVLDRTKEPGALGEPLYADVVCALAEQLALDSGAIQPRVVGGRYGLSSKEFTPGMVKAVFDNIAGKSPKHHFTVGIEDDVSNLSLAFDKDFSVEPEDVFRARFYGLGADGTVGANKNSIKIIGDETDLFAQGYFVYDSKKSGAITVSHLRFGPREIRSTYLVSSPKFVACHQPGFLEKYDMLSDAQQGATFLLNTAIPPDKVWNTLPLEVQNDIVQKKLKVYCIDAYSVARDTGMGGRINTIMQTCFFAISGVLPREEAIAAIKKTIRKTYEKKGERIVEMNFAAVDSTLANLHEVPVPGTASATHKRPPVVSPEAPDFVQNVLAKIIEGNGDNLPVSAFPPDGTFPLSTSIWEKRAIALEVPIWDPEWCIQCNKCVMVCPHAAIRSKVTPSAEVNGKRPAEFQTMTYGGTDLPGDNLLYALQVAPEDCTGCGLCVDVCPAKNKREPKRKAINLVPLQEVRERERENWSYFLTLKNVPREEIRINTVKGAQLLEPLFEFSGACSGCGETPYIKLLTQLYGDRMMLANATGCSSIYGANLPTTPYSMNAEGRGPAWANSLFEDNAEFGLGFRVTLDKQTEFAQELLTRLKPEIGGLVDELLSATQATEREISEQRKRVAALQDKLRKIQKPEARQLETLADKLVKHAVWIVGGDGWAYDIGYGGLDHVISMGRNVNIMVLDTGVYSNTGGQCSKATPLGAVAKFAYGGKPVPRKDLAMMAMNYGNVYVAQVAFGANDLQTLRAIQEAESYDGPSLIVAYSHCIAHGIDMGLGLGQQKKVVESGAWPLFRYDPRRTELGERPLQLDSKPPKTRVRDWAYTETRFKMLTHSNPAEAEHLMLLAEADVKKRWELYQRMAGVSTDGQSAAEGAAK from the coding sequence ATGAATAAGAATTACGTGACGGTGGATGGCAACGAGGCTGTGGCCAATGTTGCTCACCGTCTTGCAGAAGTCTGCGCGATCTACCCGATAACGCCTTCATCCAGCATGGGAGAATTGGCGGACGAGTGGTCGGCGCGTGGAATGAAAAACATTTGGGGCACGGTACCCACAGTAATCGAAATGCAGAGCGAGGGTGGCGCTGCCGGTGCGGTGCATGGCTCTTTGCAGTCAGGCGCGCTGACGACGACGTTTACCGCATCCCAGGGTTTGCTCCTGATGATCCCGAACATGTTTAAGATAGCGGGCGAATTGACCAGCACTGTCTTCCATGTAACGGCGCGAACGATTGCGACACACGCGCTCTCCATTTTCGGGGATCACAGTGACGTGATGGCGGTTCGCACGACAGGGTGGGCGATGCTGGCTTCGACCAACGTTCAAGAGGCTCACGACCAAGCGCTGATCGCGACGGCTGCGACTCTTGAGAGTCGGATTCCCTTTTTGCACTTCTTTGACGGCTTCCGTACGAGCCACGAAGTTCAAAAGCTCTTGCAGCTGGAAGATGATGACTTGCGGGCGCTCATTAACGATGAGCTGGTCTTTGCTCATCGTGCTCGCGCTCTTTCTCCAAATCACCCTGTCATCCGGGGCACAGCCCAGAATCCGGACGTGTTCTTCCAGGCACGCGAAGCCTGCAATCCATACTACAAGGCTTGTCCTGACATCGTTCAGCGCGTGATGGATCGCTTTGCCGCTCGTGTCGGTCGTGCCTACAAACTCTATGAGTTCTACGGCGCTCCGGACGCTGAGCGCGTCATAGTGATAATGGGTTCGGGCGCAGATGCCGTGCATGAGACGGTTGAGTATTTGAACGGAAAAGGCGAAAAGGTTGGTTTGCTGAAAGTTCGGCTGTATCGTCCGTTTTCCGCGGAACACTTTGTGGCAGCCTTGCCAAAGTCGGTGAAGTCCATCGCCGTGCTCGATCGCACAAAAGAGCCGGGCGCATTGGGTGAGCCGCTTTATGCCGACGTCGTTTGCGCGCTCGCCGAGCAACTGGCGCTCGATTCCGGCGCTATTCAACCGCGAGTGGTCGGAGGGCGCTACGGACTTTCCTCCAAGGAATTCACGCCCGGAATGGTGAAGGCGGTGTTCGACAACATCGCTGGTAAGTCGCCGAAACATCACTTCACGGTCGGTATTGAGGACGATGTCAGCAATCTTAGTCTGGCCTTCGATAAAGATTTCTCTGTCGAACCTGAGGATGTGTTCCGGGCACGATTCTACGGACTTGGTGCGGACGGAACAGTCGGCGCAAACAAGAACTCGATTAAGATTATTGGCGATGAAACAGACCTGTTTGCCCAAGGCTACTTCGTTTACGACTCGAAGAAATCTGGCGCGATAACGGTGTCGCACCTGCGCTTCGGTCCGCGTGAGATTCGCTCCACCTATCTGGTGAGCAGCCCGAAATTCGTCGCGTGCCACCAGCCCGGGTTTCTTGAGAAGTATGATATGCTGAGCGATGCGCAACAGGGAGCGACCTTCCTGTTGAATACGGCAATCCCGCCGGATAAGGTATGGAACACTCTTCCACTGGAAGTGCAGAACGATATCGTCCAAAAGAAGCTGAAAGTCTACTGTATAGATGCGTACAGCGTTGCGCGCGATACGGGTATGGGTGGCCGCATCAACACGATCATGCAGACCTGCTTCTTCGCGATTTCCGGAGTGCTCCCCCGCGAAGAGGCGATTGCCGCAATCAAGAAGACGATTCGGAAGACCTATGAAAAGAAGGGTGAACGAATTGTTGAGATGAACTTCGCCGCGGTGGACAGCACTCTCGCGAACTTGCATGAAGTGCCTGTTCCCGGAACGGCGTCCGCGACGCACAAGCGCCCACCCGTCGTATCCCCGGAAGCTCCCGACTTTGTGCAAAACGTGCTTGCCAAGATTATCGAGGGCAACGGCGATAACTTGCCGGTTTCCGCGTTTCCGCCGGATGGCACTTTCCCACTGTCAACTTCGATCTGGGAAAAACGGGCAATTGCTCTTGAAGTGCCAATCTGGGACCCCGAGTGGTGTATCCAGTGCAACAAGTGTGTCATGGTTTGTCCGCACGCGGCCATTCGCTCCAAGGTTACACCAAGTGCCGAAGTCAACGGAAAGCGTCCAGCAGAGTTCCAGACAATGACCTACGGAGGTACGGATCTGCCGGGCGACAATTTGCTATATGCTTTACAGGTGGCACCTGAAGATTGTACCGGTTGCGGGCTCTGTGTGGACGTCTGTCCCGCTAAGAACAAGCGGGAGCCGAAACGCAAGGCAATCAATCTGGTTCCACTGCAGGAAGTGCGGGAACGGGAACGCGAAAACTGGAGTTACTTCTTAACACTGAAGAACGTTCCGCGCGAAGAGATTCGCATCAATACGGTTAAAGGTGCGCAGCTACTTGAACCACTCTTCGAGTTTTCCGGAGCCTGCTCCGGCTGTGGCGAAACGCCGTACATCAAGCTCTTGACACAACTCTACGGCGACCGGATGATGCTCGCGAATGCGACGGGTTGTTCGTCGATTTATGGCGCCAACCTCCCGACAACACCGTACTCGATGAACGCCGAAGGCCGCGGCCCTGCTTGGGCAAACTCGCTGTTCGAAGACAATGCGGAGTTCGGGCTTGGTTTCCGAGTAACATTGGATAAGCAGACTGAGTTCGCACAGGAGCTTCTCACAAGGCTGAAGCCCGAGATCGGTGGTCTTGTGGACGAATTGCTCTCGGCGACTCAAGCTACGGAGCGCGAGATATCAGAGCAGCGCAAACGCGTTGCGGCGTTGCAGGACAAGCTCAGGAAGATTCAGAAGCCTGAAGCCCGCCAGCTTGAAACACTCGCCGACAAGCTGGTCAAGCATGCCGTCTGGATTGTGGGCGGTGACGGTTGGGCCTATGATATTGGGTACGGCGGTCTCGACCATGTAATTTCAATGGGACGCAACGTCAACATCATGGTGCTCGATACCGGTGTTTACTCAAACACAGGCGGCCAGTGTTCAAAGGCCACTCCGCTCGGCGCAGTTGCCAAGTTTGCTTATGGTGGCAAACCAGTGCCGCGTAAAGACCTTGCCATGATGGCCATGAATTACGGCAATGTGTATGTTGCTCAAGTGGCCTTCGGCGCGAATGATTTGCAGACTCTCCGTGCGATTCAGGAGGCAGAGAGTTACGATGGCCCTTCGCTCATCGTGGCCTATTCACACTGCATCGCGCACGGTATTGACATGGGTCTGGGACTCGGCCAGCAGAAGAAAGTCGTGGAAAGTGGAGCCTGGCCGCTCTTCAGGTATGACCCGCGTCGCACGGAACTGGGTGAGCGACCGCTTCAATTGGATTCCAAGCCGCCGAAGACGCGAGTGCGTGATTGGGCTTATACCGAAACCCGATTCAAGATGCTCACACACAGCAACCCCGCGGAAGCTGAACATCTCATGCTTCTTGCGGAAGCGGATGTTAAGAAACGTTGGGAACTCTATCAACGGATGGCAGGAGTTTCAACCGATGGTCAATCGGCTGCCGAAGGAGCTGCCAAATGA
- a CDS encoding dihydroorotate dehydrogenase-like protein, translating to MKLETRYLGLTLKHPVLSSASPLAQNLPGVKRLEDAGASAIVLPSLFEEQIEQESLNLHLALEQGSESFGEALSYFPEPQRFLVGPEEYLNLIEQSKKSCDIPIIASLNGRAPGSWAHYARLMEQAGADALELNIYYLATDFGTSSSEVEDNYIETLRAVKSEVKIPVALKLSPFFSAFAAMAKRCDDAGADGLVLFNRFYQPDLDIEELEVRPHVELSTSTDIRLPLRWLAILHGNLKCSFAATSGIHTHEDAIKLLMAGADVVMMCSALYQWGIHRLARLVDEIEVWMQEHGYESLDVLRGSMSQRAVADPAAFERANYMKSLQSFRALA from the coding sequence ATGAAATTAGAAACACGCTATCTAGGCCTTACCCTCAAGCACCCCGTCTTGTCTTCGGCGTCTCCGCTCGCGCAGAACTTACCCGGAGTGAAACGACTGGAAGATGCCGGTGCTTCGGCCATCGTATTGCCGTCGCTGTTTGAGGAACAGATTGAGCAGGAAAGCCTTAATCTGCACCTCGCGCTGGAGCAGGGCAGCGAGAGCTTCGGTGAAGCACTCAGCTATTTCCCTGAACCACAGCGTTTTCTGGTAGGTCCCGAAGAATATCTCAATCTCATCGAGCAGTCCAAAAAGTCCTGCGATATTCCGATTATCGCAAGTCTGAATGGCCGTGCGCCTGGATCATGGGCACACTACGCCCGTTTGATGGAACAGGCCGGAGCCGATGCTCTTGAACTGAATATCTACTATCTTGCGACCGACTTCGGAACTTCGAGCAGCGAAGTGGAAGATAACTACATCGAAACACTTCGAGCGGTGAAGTCGGAAGTCAAGATTCCTGTCGCGCTCAAACTCTCGCCGTTCTTCTCAGCCTTTGCGGCAATGGCAAAGCGCTGTGACGATGCCGGCGCCGACGGCCTTGTGTTATTCAATCGCTTCTATCAGCCTGATTTGGATATCGAAGAATTGGAAGTCAGACCGCACGTTGAACTCTCCACATCTACCGACATTCGCCTGCCTCTGCGCTGGCTCGCGATTCTGCATGGCAATCTGAAGTGCAGCTTTGCCGCCACCTCAGGAATCCACACTCACGAAGACGCCATCAAGCTCTTGATGGCGGGTGCGGACGTTGTGATGATGTGCTCGGCGTTGTATCAGTGGGGCATTCACCGTTTGGCACGACTGGTTGATGAAATCGAAGTTTGGATGCAGGAACATGGCTACGAATCATTGGACGTCCTGCGCGGCTCGATGAGCCAGCGGGCGGTTGCGGATCCCGCTGCATTCGAACGGGCAAATTACATGAAGTCCTTGCAGAGCTTCAGGGCGCTCGCCTGA
- a CDS encoding site-specific integrase — protein MPSLRKRKLKSGATYWDIRYRVDGIMKVRRIGETDRRTAEKIYHEFCSALAAGESDGMDSPPSMLLSELAERSRTFALSNKSKKTGDREATALRTLINAVGDLRIDAVTPMIIEEYKVRRLTEVSPHTLNLELRVLNTALQQAKKLKLIPEAAPGRFQLVRTRTPDPPAWLTKDQIKLLLSHPDPLYRRFLIIGLKTGCRRNEVLGLQWSDIDLPRRQIVVRGETGKMGKRRTVPISDTLAELFIKWPGERSGLLFPDYKPDSVSQKFRRWARQISLPPDIHLHSLRATFACHLIEKGVDIYTVSRLLGHSSVKVTEKHYLALNQEHVRTAVNHLDFDTDV, from the coding sequence GTGCCATCATTGAGGAAACGAAAACTGAAATCGGGTGCGACGTACTGGGACATCAGATACCGCGTTGACGGTATCATGAAAGTCAGACGGATTGGTGAAACTGATCGTCGAACTGCTGAGAAGATCTACCACGAGTTCTGTTCTGCGCTTGCAGCAGGCGAAAGTGATGGCATGGATTCGCCACCTTCAATGTTGCTCAGCGAGCTTGCTGAACGCAGTCGTACGTTTGCCTTGTCGAACAAGAGTAAGAAGACTGGTGACCGTGAAGCCACTGCGCTTCGTACTCTCATTAACGCTGTTGGCGACCTAAGGATTGATGCGGTCACACCTATGATCATCGAAGAGTACAAGGTTCGACGACTGACAGAGGTCTCGCCTCATACACTGAACCTCGAGCTGAGGGTACTTAATACGGCGCTTCAGCAAGCGAAGAAGTTGAAGCTGATCCCCGAAGCCGCTCCGGGCAGATTTCAACTAGTGCGAACCCGTACGCCAGATCCGCCAGCTTGGCTTACCAAGGACCAGATAAAGCTCCTGCTTTCGCACCCAGATCCATTGTACAGACGGTTTTTGATCATAGGACTCAAGACGGGCTGCCGACGAAACGAGGTTCTTGGACTTCAGTGGTCTGACATTGACTTGCCAAGGCGACAAATTGTCGTTCGAGGAGAAACTGGAAAGATGGGCAAACGTCGGACTGTTCCGATCTCGGACACCTTGGCAGAACTCTTCATAAAGTGGCCCGGGGAACGATCAGGACTACTTTTCCCTGACTACAAGCCAGACAGTGTTTCCCAGAAGTTCCGAAGATGGGCACGTCAAATCAGCTTGCCACCGGACATCCACTTGCACAGCTTGCGTGCGACCTTCGCCTGTCACTTAATCGAGAAGGGCGTCGATATCTATACCGTCAGCAGGCTGCTCGGACACTCATCGGTGAAAGTCACAGAGAAGCACTACCTCGCCTTGAATCAAGAGCACGTTCGAACAGCTGTCAACCACCTCGATTTTGACACGGATGTGTGA
- a CDS encoding helix-turn-helix domain-containing protein: MNQSILFKSSEAAERLGISKTTIHRLVKAGKMECVQLAKNSVYFSQQQLDEFIERHKKRLAPRQVKLRNGHKKK, translated from the coding sequence ATGAACCAGAGTATTCTATTCAAGTCATCTGAAGCAGCCGAAAGACTCGGCATCAGCAAGACGACCATTCATCGCCTAGTCAAAGCGGGCAAGATGGAATGCGTGCAGCTTGCCAAGAACTCGGTGTACTTCTCGCAGCAGCAACTCGATGAGTTCATCGAGCGCCACAAGAAACGCCTTGCTCCGCGTCAAGTTAAGCTTCGAAACGGGCATAAGAAGAAGTAA
- a CDS encoding sigma 54-interacting transcriptional regulator, which produces MSNNRTKDPLDPRELAVLSRSLEYFLEYWAEDPSKVEALRQAKMFGIEQFYQLLLSNYMAFFRQAMLFGNSWANFDFSFSYGDLMKVTGEHADLVVLSTSDTFDFKTLAKRAVNLQIAEREGVDYILDQFSPKKKLAPDDLVFVPSRVINGLTYCFVPVFKQKAPYDHDIDPLNSRWGTHAVFDRLLRPRKEDKTYSRVVMQILGHGRLKLNDKEIVQEVWGVIQSEGKAKPKSEHSLLSSLELRVFSPRAVLELLALFVKEHERLEWFAQASSGLSNPRSREIRTGGLVGKTTIFQEACRNAVRLANVEKPVLITGPRGSGKHEFALFMHAKSARAHRQFMRINCSESKQPAFENDLFGYALETRTGATTERLGAFGLTEGGTLFLEEISDLSLPLQSKLLRALEDKKYLPVGSTKSHKLRASILVSTSKDLSLAVRDGRFLAGLHLLLSGVQLKVPGLSERLGDLPDILLMVTESAAIDMHLPVKSWTPEAITALMAYHWPANIDELRQTVNQLLNSVDADQITLDHLKQFAPTQVAELLRGSESGGKKLKALGPEKFWFEYLEVYKGKGKDMASAYGVTEGAVSQHKKKHEKFRPT; this is translated from the coding sequence ATGAGTAACAACCGCACCAAGGACCCATTAGATCCACGGGAACTTGCCGTTCTTTCGAGGTCACTTGAGTATTTTCTAGAATACTGGGCTGAAGACCCGAGCAAGGTCGAAGCTCTGCGACAGGCCAAAATGTTTGGCATTGAACAGTTCTACCAACTCTTGCTTTCAAACTACATGGCCTTCTTTCGACAGGCAATGTTGTTTGGAAATTCCTGGGCAAATTTTGATTTCTCTTTTTCCTACGGCGACTTGATGAAGGTAACGGGAGAACACGCGGACCTCGTCGTGTTGAGTACTTCAGACACGTTTGACTTTAAGACTCTGGCGAAGCGGGCCGTAAACCTGCAAATAGCCGAGCGTGAAGGTGTGGACTATATTTTGGATCAATTTTCACCTAAGAAGAAGCTTGCCCCTGATGACTTGGTCTTTGTGCCCAGCAGAGTTATTAATGGACTTACGTATTGTTTCGTTCCAGTATTTAAGCAAAAGGCTCCGTACGATCACGATATTGATCCGCTCAACTCAAGATGGGGAACTCACGCAGTCTTTGATCGCTTACTGCGCCCACGGAAAGAAGATAAGACGTATAGCAGGGTGGTGATGCAGATTCTGGGGCATGGGCGACTGAAGCTCAATGACAAGGAGATTGTGCAGGAGGTTTGGGGTGTCATTCAGAGTGAAGGAAAAGCGAAACCCAAGTCGGAGCATTCTCTGTTGTCCAGTTTGGAACTGCGCGTATTCAGTCCACGAGCGGTGCTTGAATTGCTTGCGCTGTTTGTAAAGGAGCATGAGCGCCTGGAGTGGTTCGCGCAAGCTTCAAGTGGGCTTAGCAACCCAAGGTCGCGCGAGATTCGTACAGGCGGACTAGTCGGCAAGACAACCATTTTCCAGGAAGCCTGTCGCAATGCCGTTCGACTAGCAAATGTAGAGAAGCCGGTTCTAATTACTGGACCACGTGGCTCCGGAAAACATGAGTTTGCCCTTTTCATGCACGCAAAGAGCGCTCGTGCGCACCGCCAATTCATGCGCATTAACTGCTCCGAGTCCAAACAACCGGCGTTCGAGAACGATCTATTTGGGTATGCCTTGGAGACTCGAACGGGTGCCACAACTGAAAGACTGGGCGCATTCGGCCTAACGGAGGGTGGCACTCTCTTTCTCGAAGAGATATCTGATTTGTCCCTCCCGCTTCAATCCAAGCTGCTTCGGGCACTTGAAGACAAAAAGTATTTGCCCGTCGGAAGCACAAAGAGTCATAAGTTAAGAGCCAGCATTCTGGTTTCAACATCGAAGGATCTTTCCCTCGCGGTACGCGACGGTCGATTCCTTGCAGGTCTACACCTGCTTTTGTCAGGCGTACAACTGAAAGTGCCGGGCCTGTCAGAGCGCTTGGGTGACTTACCGGATATTCTGTTGATGGTAACTGAATCCGCAGCAATAGACATGCATCTCCCCGTCAAATCGTGGACCCCGGAAGCAATCACCGCATTGATGGCTTATCACTGGCCCGCAAACATTGATGAACTCCGCCAGACCGTCAACCAGTTGCTGAACTCTGTGGACGCAGATCAAATCACGCTTGACCATCTCAAACAGTTCGCACCAACACAAGTCGCAGAATTGCTTCGCGGATCCGAGTCAGGCGGGAAGAAACTGAAGGCCTTGGGTCCTGAGAAGTTCTGGTTCGAGTATCTCGAAGTCTACAAAGGAAAAGGTAAGGACATGGCCTCAGCATACGGCGTAACTGAAGGCGCAGTCTCACAGCACAAGAAGAAGCACGAGAAGTTTAGGCCGACCTAA
- a CDS encoding ThiF family adenylyltransferase: MTDPRFLRQQDVVDAEKLAKLQVSLIGLGSIGSVTGLYLARMGVCQLTCFDADVVDIHNVSNQAYGISDIGLLKADAFATLVENQTGLLPNTVGIQYDGRQLAGIVISAVDSMKSRETIWKSIRDHPQLQLYIDARMGLETLIVHAVRPQIKTERVEYTHSIISDDQALQEPCTARTICYTPLMAASVICSLVKRYVCDEMIPARIVLDLATITVLAD; encoded by the coding sequence ATGACAGATCCAAGATTTCTTCGACAGCAGGATGTTGTCGATGCCGAGAAGCTTGCGAAGTTACAAGTCTCTTTGATCGGTCTGGGTTCCATTGGGAGCGTTACGGGGTTGTATCTTGCCAGGATGGGCGTCTGCCAGCTGACCTGCTTCGATGCCGATGTTGTGGACATTCACAATGTCAGCAATCAGGCTTATGGGATTTCTGATATTGGACTGCTGAAGGCCGATGCATTTGCGACTCTCGTGGAGAATCAGACAGGACTGCTGCCAAACACTGTTGGCATCCAGTATGACGGTCGGCAGCTTGCTGGCATTGTGATCTCGGCGGTGGATTCCATGAAGTCACGCGAGACTATCTGGAAGTCTATTCGTGATCACCCACAGCTGCAGTTGTACATTGATGCACGCATGGGACTTGAAACGCTTATCGTGCATGCAGTCAGACCGCAGATCAAGACAGAACGCGTAGAGTATACGCATTCGATTATCTCAGATGATCAAGCACTTCAAGAACCATGCACGGCACGGACGATTTGTTACACGCCGTTGATGGCTGCGAGCGTGATCTGCTCGCTTGTGAAGCGGTATGTTTGCGATGAGATGATACCTGCGAGGATTGTGCTTGACCTTGCGACGATTACAGTCCTTGCTGATTAG
- a CDS encoding T9SS type A sorting domain-containing protein yields the protein MGELILKTMIMTRILSVFNLLKRVGFAVLFVATANTFAQHQAPIEWEQPRWANLTGWPGLPRIRTLRVIPMGDTLLFTGFRMAPNQVHDTLLVCSSFDNGQTFTPWIPITDGNTAAYGIWTGSAGRFYCFVNKDIPLPWAGWVLVSEDGGLTWSAPRAYRENRMYMGGFASGLDVMAKYVNYEHNDAQTRTIFSSDGGDTWSPPVIVDTAAFILMDLDQSIAFTRTKRLLIDQPAPSRHDRQMYVATGDSTGQNWTPFEVLPCEYYENWMCNAVMDILGDTASEAAGILGIFSDGISLDLWPLHYRTSDAGGDWESCVPMTEDPYVIPWSGTNVTLNIGVGKLWLVGWEHRSPEWGNWVTTRFSANHGRNWYPLQAIADSSIMLNALNGQIRGNRIDVYWDQGCNVQYPTDYRMVAGTITPDTIYPVIQIVIAPPDTVGVGSQQLFTIHASDNDTLSEARLIIEDRDGNTWRRILRHVGDDIYDTVWTVPDTGYYNYWLEAEDWWEQVTRLPDSGSFHFVTEGWTHADDNPLFPASFRVLLYPNPANTAPNLELSPDWFVRGSVEISVHNVLGQEVWRQKLTVPTASIALLDGNAATGVYLARVFSAQHSTTKKFVILK from the coding sequence ATGGGTGAACTAATCTTGAAGACCATGATCATGACGCGAATTCTATCTGTATTCAATCTTTTGAAGCGGGTGGGGTTCGCGGTTTTGTTTGTTGCGACTGCGAATACTTTTGCCCAGCATCAGGCGCCGATCGAGTGGGAACAACCGCGCTGGGCGAACCTTACCGGCTGGCCGGGGCTGCCGCGAATCCGTACGCTACGGGTGATTCCGATGGGTGACACGCTGTTGTTCACAGGGTTCCGTATGGCCCCGAATCAAGTCCATGACACGCTTCTGGTCTGCTCCAGCTTTGACAACGGGCAGACGTTCACGCCGTGGATTCCCATTACCGATGGAAACACGGCGGCATATGGCATTTGGACGGGTTCCGCCGGCAGATTCTATTGCTTTGTAAACAAGGATATTCCATTGCCGTGGGCAGGCTGGGTCCTTGTGAGCGAGGACGGCGGTCTGACGTGGAGCGCCCCCCGCGCATATCGTGAAAATCGCATGTATATGGGAGGATTCGCATCGGGCCTTGACGTGATGGCAAAGTACGTGAACTACGAACACAATGACGCACAAACCAGAACGATCTTCAGCTCAGACGGTGGCGACACGTGGTCTCCGCCCGTGATCGTGGACACAGCTGCCTTCATTCTGATGGACTTGGATCAATCCATCGCTTTCACCAGAACCAAACGGCTGCTGATTGACCAGCCGGCACCGTCGCGACATGATCGCCAGATGTACGTCGCCACGGGAGACAGCACGGGCCAGAACTGGACGCCGTTTGAGGTCTTGCCATGTGAGTATTATGAAAACTGGATGTGCAATGCCGTCATGGATATTTTGGGGGACACGGCCAGCGAAGCGGCAGGCATCTTGGGGATTTTTAGCGACGGCATCTCTTTGGATCTATGGCCCTTACACTATCGGACCTCTGATGCCGGAGGTGATTGGGAGAGCTGTGTGCCGATGACAGAGGATCCCTATGTGATTCCGTGGTCTGGCACGAATGTCACGCTAAACATCGGCGTGGGCAAGCTGTGGCTGGTCGGCTGGGAACATCGCAGCCCTGAATGGGGCAATTGGGTGACGACACGGTTCAGCGCTAACCACGGGAGGAATTGGTATCCTTTGCAGGCCATCGCGGACAGCTCCATCATGCTGAACGCGCTAAATGGTCAGATCCGGGGCAACCGGATAGACGTCTATTGGGATCAAGGATGTAATGTGCAATATCCGACTGACTACCGAATGGTTGCGGGGACGATCACGCCGGACACGATTTATCCTGTCATACAGATAGTTATTGCACCGCCGGATACGGTGGGCGTCGGGAGTCAGCAGTTGTTTACGATCCATGCCAGCGACAATGATACGCTGTCCGAGGCGAGGTTGATCATTGAAGACCGTGACGGCAATACATGGCGTCGAATTCTACGTCATGTTGGCGATGACATCTATGACACAGTGTGGACGGTTCCGGACACGGGCTATTACAACTATTGGCTTGAAGCCGAAGACTGGTGGGAGCAGGTAACGCGCTTGCCTGACAGCGGGAGCTTTCACTTTGTCACGGAAGGCTGGACGCATGCCGATGATAACCCTCTGTTCCCGGCTTCGTTTCGTGTTTTGCTCTATCCAAATCCTGCCAACACTGCGCCAAACTTAGAGCTTTCGCCGGATTGGTTCGTGCGTGGTTCGGTTGAGATTTCCGTGCATAATGTCCTCGGGCAAGAGGTGTGGCGTCAGAAGTTGACGGTTCCAACCGCTTCAATCGCTCTGTTAGACGGGAATGCCGCGACGGGCGTCTATCTCGCACGTGTGTTTTCGGCGCAACATTCAACGACAAAGAAGTTCGTGATACTAAAATAG